A window of Cryptomeria japonica chromosome 3, Sugi_1.0, whole genome shotgun sequence contains these coding sequences:
- the LOC131048580 gene encoding uncharacterized protein LOC131048580 isoform X2 — protein MAEQGEGFMEPCKDTLKRKRPQPQNLPQPKRSIRLLEISQRTNSVPLMPRKPNKKSTKSSAQSLFYLGGNDNEERGYESPDDKKIVAINISMPLLGGTSSDGWSKEQDVALHNAYCTLKVSATFWKDVAKLVPGKSSKECFDRFYSAYPTPRFSRSQSKLDGKIRRSPKRPLNLHSLLKATGSTGRRFHCNRQKILQAHRTVRWLLGKHKTADKGYETDLFSSVGVESADSSVQTSLLLTEKRQEEKLGPKMQKSQPAT, from the exons ATGGCAGAACAAGGTGAAGGTTTTATGGAGCCGTGCAAAGACACCCTAAAGAGAAAGCGACCTCAACCCCAAAACTTACCCCAACCGAAAAGATCTATCAGGCTTTTGGAAATTTCTCAGAGGACTAATTCTGTACCATTAATGCCCAGAAAGCCCAACAAGAAGAGTACAAAATCATCTGCACAGAGTCTGTTTTATCTGGGGGGAAATGATAATgaagagaggggatatgaaagcCCTGATGACAAGAAAATTGTGGCTATTAACATTAGTATGCCACTGTTGGGTGGTACCAGTAGTGATGGATGGAGTAAAGAGCAGGACGTGGCGCTTCACAATGCCTATTGCACACTCAAGGTTTCTGCCACCTTCTGGAAAGATGTTGCCAAGCTG GTTCCTGGCAAGTCCTCCAAggaatgctttgatagattttactcGGCTTATCCAACTCCACGGTTTTCCCGATCACAGTCAAAGTTGGATGGCAAAATCCGTCGATCCCCCAAAAGGCCATTAAATCTCCATAGCTTGTTGAAGGCTACTGGGTCAACTGGtagaaggtttcactgcaatcgACAGAAAATTCTGCAAGCACATAGAACTGTGCGATGGTTACTGGGAAAACATAAAACTGCTGACAAGGGGTATGAAACAGATCTATTTTCTTCCGTGGGCGTGGAATCTGCAGATTCATCAGTCCAAACTTCTTTACTTCTTACTG AGAAGCGGCAAGAAGAAAAACTTGGACCCAAAATGCAAAAATCCCAGCCAGCTACATAG
- the LOC131048580 gene encoding uncharacterized protein LOC131048580 isoform X1, with protein MAEQGEGFMEPCKDTLKRKRPQPQNLPQPKRSIRLLEISQRTNSVPLMPRKPNKKSTKSSAQSLFYLGGNDNEERGYESPDDKKIVAINISMPLLGGTSSDGWSKEQDVALHNAYCTLKVSATFWKDVAKLVPGKSSKECFDRFYSAYPTPRFSRSQSKLDGKIRRSPKRPLNLHSLLKATGSTGRRFHCNRQKILQAHRTVRWLLGKHKTADKGYETDLFSSVGVESADSSVQTSLLLTGKPISPDIFLKSVGNSSQTESPDGRISLPGLKQQIFSPEVLKQIKNPAQHEKYIDLLHFREAARRKTWTQNAKIPASYIVKETPELLQREAIYAAKAALAADTQQMLIQSQSSGLGENDDDRSEEEYEDFADDDETIGCGLINLCVIHTKQKN; from the exons ATGGCAGAACAAGGTGAAGGTTTTATGGAGCCGTGCAAAGACACCCTAAAGAGAAAGCGACCTCAACCCCAAAACTTACCCCAACCGAAAAGATCTATCAGGCTTTTGGAAATTTCTCAGAGGACTAATTCTGTACCATTAATGCCCAGAAAGCCCAACAAGAAGAGTACAAAATCATCTGCACAGAGTCTGTTTTATCTGGGGGGAAATGATAATgaagagaggggatatgaaagcCCTGATGACAAGAAAATTGTGGCTATTAACATTAGTATGCCACTGTTGGGTGGTACCAGTAGTGATGGATGGAGTAAAGAGCAGGACGTGGCGCTTCACAATGCCTATTGCACACTCAAGGTTTCTGCCACCTTCTGGAAAGATGTTGCCAAGCTG GTTCCTGGCAAGTCCTCCAAggaatgctttgatagattttactcGGCTTATCCAACTCCACGGTTTTCCCGATCACAGTCAAAGTTGGATGGCAAAATCCGTCGATCCCCCAAAAGGCCATTAAATCTCCATAGCTTGTTGAAGGCTACTGGGTCAACTGGtagaaggtttcactgcaatcgACAGAAAATTCTGCAAGCACATAGAACTGTGCGATGGTTACTGGGAAAACATAAAACTGCTGACAAGGGGTATGAAACAGATCTATTTTCTTCCGTGGGCGTGGAATCTGCAGATTCATCAGTCCAAACTTCTTTACTTCTTACTGGTAAACCCATCTCTCCAGATATTTTTCTCAAATCCGTTGGCAATTCAAGCCAAACAGAGTCACCCGATGGTAGAATATCATTGCCTGGATTAAAGCAACAAATTTTTAGTCCAGAAGTTTTGAAACAAATAAAAAATCCtgctcaacatgaaaaatatattgACTTGTTACATTTCAGAGAAGCGGCAAGAAGAAAAACTTGGACCCAAAATGCAAAAATCCCAGCCAGCTACATAGTAAAAGAGACTCCAGAACTGCTACAGAGAGAGGCAATTTATGCGGCAAAAGCTGCTCTGGCTGCTGACACTCAACAAATGCTTATACAATCACAGAGTTCTggattgggtgaaaatgatgacgaTAGAAGTGAAGAGGAATATGAAGATTTTGCGGATGATGATGAAACAATTGGATGTGGGCTGATTAATCTCTGTGTTATacatacaaaacaaaaaaattag